The proteins below come from a single Cannabis sativa cultivar Pink pepper isolate KNU-18-1 chromosome 3, ASM2916894v1, whole genome shotgun sequence genomic window:
- the LOC115710332 gene encoding arabinogalactan protein 23: MEMKKIVCAVMFAAASVTVVVAQETTAAPAPSPTSAATSVATLPLLGVASLVSLVGYYLH; the protein is encoded by the coding sequence ATGGAGATGAAGAAGATTGTTTGCGCTGTTATGTTTGCAGCTGCCTCAGTCACCGTCGTGGTGGCTCAAGAGACCACGGCGGCCCCCGCCCCTTCACCGACGAGTGCAGCCACCTCGGTTGCCACTCTTCCTTTGTTGGGTGTTGCCTCTCTTGTCTCCTTGGTTGGCTACTACTtgcactaa